The Syntrophorhabdaceae bacterium sequence TTATCGGCAGAACCAGTTGCTCGGAATTGCTGTCTGTGCGGTGAAGTTTTTCTTTGATGTTTCTTCCCGTTTCTTCCTATAATAGATATCCCCGACTGTGAGCAAAGTTTGTTCGTACTCTACACATGCGGGGACTGGCATACCATGAAGAACCTGTTCCCATATGAAAGCGATATTCCTGCACACATGCTTGAGGGCATACCCGTTGGAGGGAAGGATTACCTTCTCGATGGGAAGGTCGAAGGGTGGAAAGGACCCTTCAGGGACGTTTCCTCTCCGTTGCTGGTGCGTGGTAGCGGAGGGTTGTCTCAAAAGTGTATCGGATCTGTTCCGTCGATGGACGAGGAGGCGTCTCTCGGTCTCCTCATCCATGCCCGCCGCGCCTTCTCCGATGGCCAGGGGGAATGGCCGCGACTGCCCCCCAGGGAAAGAATAGAACGCTTCGATGCCTTTCTTTCACGCTTGGAGGAGGGAAGGGCACAGATCGAGCGCCTACTCCAGTGGGAGATAGGCAAGACCTCGCGCGACGCGGCCAGCGAGTTTGACCGTGCCCTCGCTTACGCCCGGGCATGTTTTGAGAACCTTCCGGAGCTTGGCGGGGCGACGGCCGATTCCGTTACAGGCAGCGGTATCGCCGGGCGGCTCGAAAGGGTGCCCCGTGGGGTCGCCCTCATCATGGGACCCTTCAACTATCCTCTTTTTGAAACGATGACCGCCCTTGCACCGGCGATGCTCACGGGCAATACGGCGATCATCAAGCCACCCAGGCTGGGGTGTCTTATATTCCAGCAGCTTCTCAAGCCCATTCAGGACCTGTTCCCGGCCGCGTCAGTCAGCATCGTCTATGGTGACGGGAGGAGAACCATACCTTCCCTTCTTTCTTCGGGACTGGTCGACCTTTTTTACTTTATCGGAACCAGCCCTGTAGCCAGTTACCTCAAGGGGCTTCATCCAAAGCCGCACCGACTCAAATGTATCCTCGGGCTGGAGGCGAAGAACCCGGCCATAATCCTCCCCGATGCTGACATGGACAGGGCGGCGGCTGAATGCGTCAGGGGGGCCTTGACGTTTAACGGACAGCGGTGCGCCGCGTTGAAGATCCTCTTCGTCCATCGCCGGGCGGCCGCAGAATTCAACGAACGCCTCAAGAAAGCTGTCTGTGCTTTGAGGTGCGGGATGCCCTGGGAGGAAGACGTTTTCGTGACACCTCTTGCCGAGCATGACCGCACACAGTATCTATCGGGATTGGTGGAGGATGCCGTGAGCCTCGGTGCGGAGGTTATCAACGACGGCGGGGGTGACACGGAGGGGAGCTTCTTTTACCCGGCATTACTTTATCCCGCCTCGACACAGATGCGCGTCTGCCGCGAGGAGCAGTTCGGTCCCGTCGTACCCATAGTCCCGTACGACGATATAGATGAGCCCCTCCGTTACATCGCGGAATCGAATTATGGTCAGCAGGCGAGTATTTTCGGCAGGGACAGGGTGGTGCTGACACGACTGACGAGATATCTCATTCACCACGTTTCGCGGGTCAATATCAATTGTCAATGCCAGCGCAGTCCCGATACGGTCCCTTTCACGGGAAGAAAGGATTCCGCCGAGGGAAGCCTTTCCATCTCTGAGGCCATAAGCGCTTTTACGGCCCCGACCTTCATAGCGACGAAGAGCGATGATGGGGATGTTGACATCATTGAGAAGATCTTTAACAAGGATTAAGCGGCCAGTGATCAAGTTCCAGGTCGCCTTATGCCTTATTCCACTTTTTCCATTTCATTCCGAACGCTTCGGCCACAGCGCGATGGGTGATGGCGCCATTCCTTACGTTGATGCCGGAGGCTATCATGGGGTCGCTCAACGCCGCCTTCTTGACGCCCACGGATGCTATGGTCTGAACGTAGGGAATGGTTGCATTTGTCAGGGCGAATGTCGATGTCCTCGGAACCGACGCGGGCATGTTCGGCACCGCGTAATGGATGACGTCGTAAAGCCTGTATGTGGGCTCGCTGTGGGATGTGGGCCGTGTTGTCTCAATGCATCCGCCCTGATCGATGGACACGTCTACGATAACCGAACCAGGTTTCATACGTGATACCATCCGCTCGGACACTACGACGGGCGCCTTTGCCCCCGGTACCAGGACGGCGCCGATGAGGACATCGGCATACTGCACGGACCTCTCGATGGTGTGACTCGTCGAGTAGACGGTCATGACCCGGCCGCGCATGATATCCTCAATGTATCTGAGCCGCTGCTGGGAGATTTCGATGACGGTGACATGGGCTCCGAGACCCGAGGCGATCCGGGCGGCATTCAATCCTGCTATGCCGCCGCCAATGATGACGACCTCGGCCGGAGGTACGCCCGGCACTCCGCTTAAAAGAACCCCTCGTCCACCGTGATCCGATTCAAGGAAGCGCATGGCAACCTGAACGGAGATCCGTCCCGCCACCTCGCTCATGGGGATGAGAAGGGGAAGACGCCCGAACATGTCCTCCATGGTCTCATAGGCGATTCCCGTCACTTTTGTCTTAATGAGCCCTTTCGTGAGTTTCTCCGACGAGGCAAGATGGAGATAGGTGAAGAGAACCTGCCCCTCCTGAAGGAGAGAAAGCTCCGTTTCAAGAGGCTCCTTGACCTTTACGATCATATCCGATCTGGCAAAGACCGTCCTGCCCGATTCGACAACCTCGGCCCCTTGCTGCGCGTACTCCTCGTCGATAAGTCCGCTCCCTGTCCCGGCTCCCTTTTCGAGCAGGACGTGATGGCCGGCGGAAACAAGGGCATGCACACCCGCCGGTGTCATGGAAACCCTGTTCTCACCTTCTTTGATCTCTTTCGGTATGCCTATGATCATCCTTCCTCCATCTCAGATGTGAATCTCCGGTTCTGACCTCTCCTTATGAGGCTTCCGTGAACCTCCATTTGCAGAAACAATCGTCGGGATGCTTGTCGGGCGGTGCGAAGACACACTCAACCTTTATGGAGGGATCGACCGCCCGGGCTATGCTCTCAAACTCC is a genomic window containing:
- a CDS encoding aldehyde dehydrogenase family protein — protein: MKNLFPYESDIPAHMLEGIPVGGKDYLLDGKVEGWKGPFRDVSSPLLVRGSGGLSQKCIGSVPSMDEEASLGLLIHARRAFSDGQGEWPRLPPRERIERFDAFLSRLEEGRAQIERLLQWEIGKTSRDAASEFDRALAYARACFENLPELGGATADSVTGSGIAGRLERVPRGVALIMGPFNYPLFETMTALAPAMLTGNTAIIKPPRLGCLIFQQLLKPIQDLFPAASVSIVYGDGRRTIPSLLSSGLVDLFYFIGTSPVASYLKGLHPKPHRLKCILGLEAKNPAIILPDADMDRAAAECVRGALTFNGQRCAALKILFVHRRAAAEFNERLKKAVCALRCGMPWEEDVFVTPLAEHDRTQYLSGLVEDAVSLGAEVINDGGGDTEGSFFYPALLYPASTQMRVCREEQFGPVVPIVPYDDIDEPLRYIAESNYGQQASIFGRDRVVLTRLTRYLIHHVSRVNINCQCQRSPDTVPFTGRKDSAEGSLSISEAISAFTAPTFIATKSDDGDVDIIEKIFNKD
- the ald gene encoding alanine dehydrogenase, whose translation is MIIGIPKEIKEGENRVSMTPAGVHALVSAGHHVLLEKGAGTGSGLIDEEYAQQGAEVVESGRTVFARSDMIVKVKEPLETELSLLQEGQVLFTYLHLASSEKLTKGLIKTKVTGIAYETMEDMFGRLPLLIPMSEVAGRISVQVAMRFLESDHGGRGVLLSGVPGVPPAEVVIIGGGIAGLNAARIASGLGAHVTVIEISQQRLRYIEDIMRGRVMTVYSTSHTIERSVQYADVLIGAVLVPGAKAPVVVSERMVSRMKPGSVIVDVSIDQGGCIETTRPTSHSEPTYRLYDVIHYAVPNMPASVPRTSTFALTNATIPYVQTIASVGVKKAALSDPMIASGINVRNGAITHRAVAEAFGMKWKKWNKA